The sequence GAGCACGTCCTCGAGCGTCGCCGTCGCCGGCAGCACGTGCACCTCGATGCCGCGCTCGCTCATCATCCGGGGGGTGTTGGCCTTGATGCCCAGGTCCAGCGCCGCGACCCGGAAGCGGGCCTCCCCGGCCGCGGGTACGACGTACGCCTCCGCGGTGCTGACGGCCTCGGAGAGGTTGGCCCCGGCCATGGCAGCGGACTCGCGCACCCGGGTGAGCAGCTTGTCGGCGTCGGTCTCGGTGGTGGAGATGCCGACCCGCATGGCGCCGCGCTCCCGCAGGTGCCGCGTGAGCGCCCGGGTGTCGATGCCCGAGATCCCGACGACGCCCTGCGCACGCAGCTCGTCGTCCAGGCTGCGCGCCGAGCGCCAGTTGCTGGGGATGCGCGCGGGGTCCCGGACGACGTAGCCCGAGACCCAGATCCGGCCCGACTCGGGGTCCTCGTCGTTGATGCCGGTGTTGCCGACGTGCGGCGCGGTCATCACCACGACCTGACGGTGGTAGGACGGGTCGGTCAGGGTCTCCTGGTAGCCGGTCATCCCGGTGTTGAAGACGGCTTCGCCGAAGGTCTCGCCCTCGGCGCCGTAGGCCTCGCCGTGGAAGGCGCGGCCGTCCTCGAGGACCAACAGGGCTGGTGTCACTGGAGTTCTCCGTTCAGCACGGTGGGGTTGCCACGCAGGAAGGTCGCCACGACGCGGCCGGGCAGGTCCATGCCGCGGTAGGGCGTGTTGCGCGACAGGGACGCGGACGCGGTGGGGTCGACCGGCCCGGAGGCGGCGGGGTCGTGGAGGACCAGGTTCGCCGGCGCGCCGGGGCGCAGGCCCTGGCCCTGGTCGGCGATGCGACCGATGCGTGCGGGAGCGGTCGACATGCGCTCGGCGACGCCGGCCCAGTCGAGCAGCCCGGTGTCGACCATGGTGTGCTGCACGATCGACAGGGCGGTCTCGAGGCCGAGCATGCCGAAGGCCGCCGCGGCCCACTCGCAGTCCTTGTCCTCGTGCGGGTGGGGTGCGTGGTCGGTGGCGACCACGTCGATCGTGCCGTCGGCCAGGCCCTCCCGGAGTGCCTCCACGTCCCGGCGCGACCGCAGCGGCGGGTTGACCTTGTAGATGGGGTCGTAGGTCGCGGCGAGCTCGTCGGTCAGCAGCAGGTGGTGGGGGCAGGCCTCGGCGGTGACGTTCCATCCCTTGCGCTTGGCGTCGCGCACGATCTCCACCGAGCCGGCCGTGGACACGTGGCACACGTGCAGGCGCGAGTCGACGTGGGCGGTCAGCAGGCAGTCGCGGGCGATGATCGCCTCCTCGGCCACGGCCGGCCAGCCGGCGAGGCCGAGGCGACCGGAGAGCTCGCCCTCGTTCATCTGCGCGCCCTCGGTGAGCCGCGGGTCCTGGGCGTGCTGGGCCACGACGCCGTCGAAGGCCTTGACGTACTCCAGGGCGCGACGCATCAGCTTGGAGTCACTGACGCAGCGTCCGTCGTCGGAGAAGACCCGTACGCCGGCCGCGGAGTCGGCCATGGCTCCCAGCTCGGCGAGCTGCTCGCCGGCCAGGCCGACGGTGACGGCGCCGACGGGACGGACGTCGCAGTGGCCCGACTCCCGGCCCAGCCGCCACACCTGCTCGACGACGCCGGCGGTGTCCGCGACGGGGTCGGTGTTGGCCATCGCGTGCACGGCGGTGAAGCCGCCGCGGGCCGCCGCGCGGGTGCCGGTGAGCACGGTCTCGGCGTCCTCGCGCCCGGGCTCGCGCAGGTGGGTGTGCAGGTCCACCAGGCCGGGCAGTGCGACCAGCCCGGTGGCGTCGATGGTCTCGACACCGGAGCCATCGGCCGACGACGCGTCGAGGCCCTTTCCGACGTCAACGATCACACCGTCCTGGACGAGGATGTCGGCCGGATCGCCACCCAGGACCCGGGCGTGCTGGATCAGGTACGTCGTACTCACGCGTTCTCGCTTCCGATTCCACCGAGGATGAGGTACAGCACCGCCATGCGCACCGCGACGCCGTTGGTGACCTGCTCGACGATCACCGACCGGTCGGAGTCGGCGACGTCGGCGGTGATCTCCATGCCGCGCACCATCGGCCCGGGGTGCATGACGATGGCGTGGTCGGCCAGCCGCGCCATGCGCCGCGCGTCGAGGCCGTAGCGACGGGAGTACTCCCGCTCGGTCGGGAAGAACCCGCCGAGCATCCGCTCCCGCTGGACCCGCAGCATCATCACCGCGTCGGCCTTGGGCAGGACCGCGTCGAGGTCGTAGGCGGTCTCCACTCCCCAGCCGTCGACGCCGACGGGCAGCAGCGTGGGCGGCCCGACGAGGGTCACCTCGGCACCGAGCGTCTGCAGCAGGAGGGCGTTGGAGCGCGCGACGCGGCTGTGGAGGACGTCCCCGACGATGGCCACCCTGCGACCGTCGAGGCCGCCGCCGACGCCGAGGTGGCGCCAGAGCGTGAACGCGTCGAGGAGCGCCTGCGTCGGGTGCTCGTGGGTGCCGTCCCCGGCGTTGACCACGTGGGAGTCGACCCACCCGGAGTGGGCCAGCCGGTAGGGCGCGCCGCTCGCGCCGTGGCGGACCACGACGGCGTCGGCGCCCATCGCCTCCAGCGTGAGTGCCGTGTCCTTGAGGCTCTCGCCCTTGGACACGCTGGATCCCTTGGCCTGGAAGTTGATCACGTCGGCCGAGAGCCGCTTCTCGGCGGCCTCGAAGGAGATCCGGGTGCGGGTGGAGTCCTCGAAGAAGAGGTTGACCACGGTGCGCCCGCGCAGTGCGGGCAGCTTCTTGATGGGTCGGTCGGCGAGCTCGCGGAACTCCGCGGCCGTGCTGAGGACGAGCTCGGCCTCGTCGCGGCTGAGGTCGCCAGCGCTGAGCAGGTGCTTCATCGACCCTCCTCGCCCTCGATGGCGACCTCGTCGCCGGCCTCCTCACCGTCGACCTCGGCCACGCGGACGCTGACGCGCTCGGCGAGGGAGGTCGGGAGGTTCTTGCCGACGAAGTCGGCCCGGACCGGCAGCTCGCGGTGGCCGCGGTCGACCAGCACGGCGAGCTGCACCGCTCGGGGGCGACCGACGTCGTTGAGCGCGTCCAGTGCGGCGCGGATGGTCCGACCGGAGAAGAGCACGTCGTCGACCAGCACCACGACCTTGTCGTCGATCCCGTCGGTGGGGATCTCGGTGCGCTGGAGGGTGCGAGTCGGGTTCAGGCGCAGGTCGTCTCGGTAGGGCGTGATGTCGAGCGCCCCCGCCGGGACGGACGCGGACTCCACGGCCGAGATGCGCTCGGCGATGCGGCGTGCGAGCGGTACGCCGCGGCTGTGGATGCCGAGCAGGACGACGGAGTCGGCCCCCTTGTTGCGCTCGATGATCTCGTGCGCGATCCGGGTGAGTGCCCGGGCGATGTCATCGGCGTCGAGGACGGTGCGACCCCGGGGGCCGTCGGGCCGGGGCGAGGGCGTGGCGGCAGGCATCGGCGCGCCGGACCTCCTTCTCCGCCTCACGGGACGGTTCGTTAAAGGATGTCGATCGCCTGCAGCCTAGCGTCCGTACCTCACCGGTGCCACCGCGGGGCGGGGCGCGTCGGGAGGTGGGCACGTGGGTGGGGCCGCCCCCCACGAGTGTTCGGCCCCACCGACGACAACCCTAGTGACCCCGGCTTCACACCGGTCGCCGCGCTGTGAAACTCCGCCGACACACGGCGTACCCGCACCCGGAACGGGGATTCACGGACGGTACTGTCTCGTCCACGCGGTACTCGGGGGGCACAGCATGGGCGGAGCGGCACGATCGTCGGGCGGGACGGACCTCGCCGACGCGCTGGCACGGGCCGTCGAGCACCGTGGCGTCACCTTGGCGTGGCTGCGTGAGCGCCTGGTCGCCAGCGGCAACCCGGTGGCGCTCGCGACGCTGAGCTACTGGCGCTCCGGGCGCAGCCAGCCACGGGGCGCGGCGTCGGTGGCAGCCGTCGAGGAGATCGAACGACTGCTCGACCTCTCGGCCGGCGAGTTGGTGGGGCTGATCGAGCCACGCCACCAATTGCCCCGTCTGGCCTCGCCCACACATCCACCGGCATCGTCTACCCTGCCGTGGGCGCTCGGCTCCGAGGTCCTCGGGAGGCTCGGGTCGACACCACAGGAACAGTTCCACGAGATCTCCACCCACCTGGTGGCCGAGGTCGACGCGGACGGGCGCGTCACCACCCAGCGCTATCGAATCCTCTTCCGAGCCGGCGACGACGTCATCACCGAGATGCCCGTCGTCGAGGTCGCCGCCGCGGCCAGCAGCGTTGCCCCGACCTTCACGGCCCAGTCCGGCTGCCGGAAGGGGCGCAGTCACGCCCACGAATCCGGGCGCGCCTTCGGCGCGGTGTTCGAGCTCGACCATCCGGTCCCCCCACGCCAGACCGCCGTGATCGAGTTCGGCGTCGACTTTCCCCCCGGGTTCCGCCGCGCGCAGGCCTGTTCGCATGCGACCACTCGGCCGATCAACGAGATCTTGGTGTGGGTTCGTTTCGACGCGGTCGAGCCGCCGGGATGGATCGAGCGGTTCTCCATCGTCGACGAGACCGAACTGGTCGAACCGGTGGTACCGCAGGCCACCTCGGTCCACGGCTCGTGGCACCGCGACGGTCCCGGCGAGTTCGGGATTCGCTGGGGCTGGTGAGCCGAGCTGCTCGTCAGGAGGTCAGGGCAGGCTTCTCGCGCTCGATGGCACCCAGGACGCCGTTGACGAACTGCGGCGACTCGTCGGTGGAGAGGTCCTTGACCAGCGCCATGGCCTCGGTGATCGCCACGTGGTCGGGCACGTCCTCGACGTAGAGCAGCTCGAACACGCCCAGCCGCAGCACGTTGCGGTCCACGGTCGCCATCCGTGCCAGCGACCACCCCTGGGCGAACTGGCGCAGCACGTCGTCGATGCGCTCGAGGTGCTCCGAGACCCCCCGGACCAGTTCGGCGGTGTAGGGGTTGTGGGGCGCCGCGTCGTCGTCGGTGACCCGCGCCAGCGCCTCCTCCCCCGTCTCGCCGCGCAGGTCGGCGGCGTAGAGGAGGTCCAGCGCCCGCTTGCGGGCCTTCGACCGTGCACCCATGGTCCGCTGGGTCACGCCTTCACGCGTCCGAGGTAGCTGGAGTCGCGGGTGTCGACCTTGACCCGCTCGCCCTGCTCGATGAAGAGCGGCACCTGGATCTCGTGCCCGGTCTCCAGGGTCGCGGGCTTGGTGCGCCCGGTCGCGCTGTCCCCGGCGACGCCCGGCTCGGAGTAGGTGATCTCGAGCTCGACCGACGGCGGCATCTCGACGAAGAGGACGCGTCCCTCGTGCATCGCGAGCGTCACCTCGGCGGTCTCGAGGAGGAAGTTCTTGGCGTTGCCGACCAGCTCGGGCGGGACGTCGATCTGGTCGTAGGTGCTGTTGTCCATGAAGACGAAGCTGGTGCCGTCGTTGTAGAGGTACTGGTACGGACGGCGGTCCACGGTCTCGGTCTGGATCTTCGCACCGGCGTTGAACGTTTTGTCGACGATCTTGCCGGACTCGACGTTCTTGACCTTGGTGCGAACGAACGCCGGGCCCTTGCCGGGCTTGACGTGCTGGAACTCGACCACGGACCAGAGCTGGCCCTCCAGGTTCAGCACCATGCCGTTCTTGAGGTCGTTCGAGGTTGCCATCGCGTGCGCGTTCGCCTTCTTCGTCGGGAGTGTGCTCGGGAGTCGCGTCCCGAGTCGGGAGCGACGGGTCAGTCTATCGTCGGGCCGCCGGCCACGCCGAATCTCCTGCCGGGACCTCAGGCGTCGGCGAGGAACTCCAGCGCCAGCCGGTAGCCGTCGATGCCGGCGCCGGCGATGACCTCGGCGGCGTGCGGGGCGATGACCGAGGTGTGCCGGAACTCCTCGGGTCGCTGGGACGGGTCGGAGATGTGCACCTCGACCAGCGGCGCGGTCAGCTGGGCACAGGCGTCGTACAACGCCCAGGAGTAGTGCGACCAGGCGGCGGCGTTGAGCGCCACCGGGCACTGCTCGTCAGCGGCGTCGTTGAGCCAGTCCAGCAACTCACCCTCGTGGTTGGTCTGGCGCACCTCGACGTCGAGCCCGAGGGCACGCCCCCACCCGACACAGCGCGAGGCCAGCTCGTCGTGGGTGGTGTGGCCGTAGATCTCGGGTTGACGTCGGCCCAGGCGCCCCAGGTTCGGGCCGTTCAGCACCAGCACGCGGCTCATCCGTGGTCTCCTCCGGCAGACGGTGCGAGGGCGGCGTACGCCGCTCGCAGGTCGGTCTCGTCGGGCCCCTCCAGCACCCGTGGACGGCCCGGCTCCGAGAGTACGACGAAGCGCAACACGTTGCCGCGGGCCTTCTTGTCGACCCGCATCGTCGCGAGCAGCGCATCGAAGTCCGCGCCGGTGTGGGTCACCGGCAGCCCGATCGCCGCGAGCACCCGCGCGTGGCGATCGGCAGCGTCGTCGGCGAGGAGTCCGCTGCGCCGTGCCAGCTCGGCGACGTAGCAACAGCCGATCGCGACGGCCTCGCCGTGCCGGATGCGGTAGTCCTCGGCGCGTTCGATCGCGTGCGCGAGGGTGTGGCCGTAGTTCAGGGCCTCGCGCCCGGGATGGCCCTCGCCGGCACTGGTGCCCGCGGTCTCCCGCAGGTCCTCGACCACCACGTCGATCTTGACCTGGATCGCGCGCCGCACCAGCTCGGGGAGCACCGATCCGCCGGGGTCGGTCGACGCCGCCGGATCCGCCTCGACCAGGTCGAGGATCCCGGTGTCGGCGATGAAGCCGCACTTGACGACCTCGCCCATGCCGGCGACGAGCTCCTCGCGCGGGAGCGTGGCGAGGGTGTCGAGGTCGACCAGGACCCCCGACGGCTCGTGGAACGACCCCACGAGGTTCTTGCCCGCACCGGTGTTGATGCCGGTCTTGCCCCCCACGGCGGCGTCCACCATCGCCAGCAGCGTGGTGGGGACGTGCACGACGCGGACACCGCG comes from Nocardioides panacisoli and encodes:
- the nusB gene encoding transcription antitermination factor NusB; the protein is MTQRTMGARSKARKRALDLLYAADLRGETGEEALARVTDDDAAPHNPYTAELVRGVSEHLERIDDVLRQFAQGWSLARMATVDRNVLRLGVFELLYVEDVPDHVAITEAMALVKDLSTDESPQFVNGVLGAIEREKPALTS
- the pyrR gene encoding bifunctional pyr operon transcriptional regulator/uracil phosphoribosyltransferase PyrR; its protein translation is MPAATPSPRPDGPRGRTVLDADDIARALTRIAHEIIERNKGADSVVLLGIHSRGVPLARRIAERISAVESASVPAGALDITPYRDDLRLNPTRTLQRTEIPTDGIDDKVVVLVDDVLFSGRTIRAALDALNDVGRPRAVQLAVLVDRGHRELPVRADFVGKNLPTSLAERVSVRVAEVDGEEAGDEVAIEGEEGR
- the aroB gene encoding 3-dehydroquinate synthase; this encodes MTDTVLPVRGAAPYDVVIGRGLADRLPALIGDARRVAFLHAADLQQLAEPVLAAIRPHYDVLALGLPDGEQAKTADAVHQCWEALGEAGFTRSDVVVTFGGGATTDVGGFIAATWLRGVRVVHVPTTLLAMVDAAVGGKTGINTGAGKNLVGSFHEPSGVLVDLDTLATLPREELVAGMGEVVKCGFIADTGILDLVEADPAASTDPGGSVLPELVRRAIQVKIDVVVEDLRETAGTSAGEGHPGREALNYGHTLAHAIERAEDYRIRHGEAVAIGCCYVAELARRSGLLADDAADRHARVLAAIGLPVTHTGADFDALLATMRVDKKARGNVLRFVVLSEPGRPRVLEGPDETDLRAAYAALAPSAGGDHG
- a CDS encoding aspartate carbamoyltransferase catalytic subunit — encoded protein: MKHLLSAGDLSRDEAELVLSTAAEFRELADRPIKKLPALRGRTVVNLFFEDSTRTRISFEAAEKRLSADVINFQAKGSSVSKGESLKDTALTLEAMGADAVVVRHGASGAPYRLAHSGWVDSHVVNAGDGTHEHPTQALLDAFTLWRHLGVGGGLDGRRVAIVGDVLHSRVARSNALLLQTLGAEVTLVGPPTLLPVGVDGWGVETAYDLDAVLPKADAVMMLRVQRERMLGGFFPTEREYSRRYGLDARRMARLADHAIVMHPGPMVRGMEITADVADSDRSVIVEQVTNGVAVRMAVLYLILGGIGSENA
- the efp gene encoding elongation factor P; the encoded protein is MATSNDLKNGMVLNLEGQLWSVVEFQHVKPGKGPAFVRTKVKNVESGKIVDKTFNAGAKIQTETVDRRPYQYLYNDGTSFVFMDNSTYDQIDVPPELVGNAKNFLLETAEVTLAMHEGRVLFVEMPPSVELEITYSEPGVAGDSATGRTKPATLETGHEIQVPLFIEQGERVKVDTRDSSYLGRVKA
- a CDS encoding dihydroorotase yields the protein MSTTYLIQHARVLGGDPADILVQDGVIVDVGKGLDASSADGSGVETIDATGLVALPGLVDLHTHLREPGREDAETVLTGTRAAARGGFTAVHAMANTDPVADTAGVVEQVWRLGRESGHCDVRPVGAVTVGLAGEQLAELGAMADSAAGVRVFSDDGRCVSDSKLMRRALEYVKAFDGVVAQHAQDPRLTEGAQMNEGELSGRLGLAGWPAVAEEAIIARDCLLTAHVDSRLHVCHVSTAGSVEIVRDAKRKGWNVTAEACPHHLLLTDELAATYDPIYKVNPPLRSRRDVEALREGLADGTIDVVATDHAPHPHEDKDCEWAAAAFGMLGLETALSIVQHTMVDTGLLDWAGVAERMSTAPARIGRIADQGQGLRPGAPANLVLHDPAASGPVDPTASASLSRNTPYRGMDLPGRVVATFLRGNPTVLNGELQ
- a CDS encoding type II 3-dehydroquinate dehydratase, with the protein product MSRVLVLNGPNLGRLGRRQPEIYGHTTHDELASRCVGWGRALGLDVEVRQTNHEGELLDWLNDAADEQCPVALNAAAWSHYSWALYDACAQLTAPLVEVHISDPSQRPEEFRHTSVIAPHAAEVIAGAGIDGYRLALEFLADA
- the carA gene encoding glutamine-hydrolyzing carbamoyl-phosphate synthase small subunit, giving the protein MTPALLVLEDGRAFHGEAYGAEGETFGEAVFNTGMTGYQETLTDPSYHRQVVVMTAPHVGNTGINDEDPESGRIWVSGYVVRDPARIPSNWRSARSLDDELRAQGVVGISGIDTRALTRHLRERGAMRVGISTTETDADKLLTRVRESAAMAGANLSEAVSTAEAYVVPAAGEARFRVAALDLGIKANTPRMMSERGIEVHVLPATATLEDVLAVQPDGLFFSNGPGDPAATTGQIELLQRALAHGLPYFGICFGNQLFGRALGLDTYKLTYGHRGINQPVMDRTTGKVEVTAHNHGFAVAWPDGTGLDQPVTTPYGVASASHVCLNDDVVEGLELREDDRLRAFSVQYHPEAAAGPHDAAYLFDRFLSLMEGTA